TGACCCGTTGGCGGGTGCGGGCCGTGCCCAGCCCGGCGCTGGGTTTCCCCGGTCTCGCGCGTCCGCGCTGGTCGCTGGCGCTTGAGCGCGCGCGCGGCACCGAACCCCAAATCTGGACCGTAGAGGGAAGCGATGAGACGGGTTGTCTCGCTGTTCCTGCCGCGCTGGTCGACGGATCGTATCCGTCGCAAAGCCGGCAGGCCGCCTGAAGGCGGGCCGCCGCCCCTCGTCACCGCCCATGCCGACCATGGCCGCCGTCTGATTGCGGCCGTGGACGAGGAGGCGCGCCGGCTTGGCATAGCCGTCGGCATGACGGTGACGCGCGCCCGGTCGCTGGCGCCGGACCTAGACGTCGTGGATTCCGATCCCGAGGGCGATCTTGAAGGCCTGCGCCGGCTCGCTCTGTGGGCGGGAAAGCGCTATTCCCCGATCGTCGCGCCCGATCCACCCGATGGCCTGTGGATCGATATTACCGGCTGCGCCCATCTCTTCGAGGGCGAAGTGCCACTCCTCAAGGACATGATGCGCCGGGTCAGTGGCTCGGGCCTCGCCTGCCAGGTCGCGGTCGCCGATACGCCGGGCTGCGCCCATGCGGTGGCACGGTTTGTGCCATCAGGACGGCCGAACATCATCGAGGCCGGCGCCACGCGCGCCGCGCTCTCGATCATGCCGGTGTCGGCGCTGCGCATCGAGCCGGGCGTCGCGAGCGAACTGCGCCGCATGGGGTTCGAGCGAATCGAGCAGCTGATCGCCGCGCCGCGTGCGCCGCTCGCCAAGCGGTTCGGCCGGCAGCTCTACAAAAGGCTCGACCAGGCCCTGGGCCAGGTGCCTGAACCCATCGATCCGATCTACCGCGCCAGCTTGCCGCGCGTGCGGCGCAGCCTGCTCGAGCCGATCGGTACCGCCGATGCCATCGCCCAGGTCATCGCGGACCTGTGCACCGATCTTGCCCGCCTCCTGCTGCGCGCGGGGACAGGCGCGCGCCGGCTCGACCTTCATTTCGAGCGGGTCGATGGCGCCCGGCTGGCGGTGCGGGTCGGGACTGCTTCCCCCTCGCGCGATGTGCGTCATTTGGCAAAGCTGCTCTCCCAGAAGATCGAGACGATCGATCCGGGCATGGGGATCGAGGCGATGGCGCTGGTCGCGTCGCTCACCCAGCCCATGGCGGCCGCGCAGGTCGGGAGCGTCCTGGCTGGCGAGGATCGCGGGCCGGATCTCACCGCGATCGTCGATGCGCTCGCCAATCGCTTTGGCGCGCGCAGCCTCTATCGCTCCGCGCCGCGCGCGAGCAGCATGCCCGAACGCGAAGTCGGACATGTCGCGCCCCTCTCATCAGCCGGTGGCGCTGGCTGGGCCGATGATCTTCCCCGGCCTGCCCGCATGCTGGTCCCGCCAGAGCCGGTCGACGTGATGGCGATGCTGCCCGATCATCCGCCCGCCATGTTCGTCTGGCGGGGGCGGCGCCATCGGATCGCCCAGGCCGATGGGCCAGAGCGCCTGCATGGCGAATGGTGGCGTGAGGGCGGCCATGAGGCGGACACGCCCTATGCCGTGCGCGATTATTTCCAGGTCGAGACGATGAGCGGCGCGCGCTACTGGCTGTTCCGCATGGGCGATGGCGAACAGGCGTCCACCGGCCCGATGCGCTGGTTCATCCATGGTGCCTTTGCATGATGTCCGAGGATGATCGCGCGGACGAACAGGCGGATGATCTTGAGGGCGCCCGCTATGTCGAGCTGCAGGTCACCAGCCATTTTTCCTTCCTGCGCGGTGCCTCCAGCCCCGAGGAACTGTTCTCGGCAGCCGCGCTGCTGGGTCTGCCCGCGCTCGGTGTCACCGATCGCAACAGTCTTGCCGGCGCCGTGCGGGCCTGGGACGCACAGAAGGTCACCGGCTGCCGGGCGATCATCGGCTGCCGTCTGGACCTTGTCTGCGGCACTTCCTTGCTCGTCTATCCCACGGACCGGGAGGCCTATTCGCGGCTCTGCCGGCTTTTGAGCATCGGCAAAGCCCGTGGCGGCAAGGGCAGCTGCCATCTCGACTGGTCGGACGTGACGGACTGGGGGGAAGGAATGATCGGCATATTGGTGCCCGACCGCGCCGATGCAGCGTGCGAGGAGGCGCTCGACCGGCTTGCTGCCATCTTCGGGGCCCGCGCCTATCTCGCCCTTTCGATCCGGCGCCGGCCGCGCGACGCGATCCGGCTGCGCGATCTTGCCCGCCTCGCCGCGCGCGCCGGGGTGCAGACCGTCGCCACCGGCGACATTCTCTACCATGCGCCCGCGCGACGGCTGCTGCAGGATGTGGTGAGCTGCATCCGCGAAAAATGCACGGTCGACACGCTGGGGCAGCGCCGCGAGCGTTTTGCCGACCGGCATCTCAAATCCGTCGCGGAAATGGAGCGGCTCTTCACCCGCTATCTTGGCGACGTGACGCCCCTGCGCCGCAGCGTCGAGATCGCGCGGGCCTGCCGCTTCGAGCTTGGTCAGCTCACCTACACCTATCCCGACGAGATCGGGGAAAGCGGCCTTACCCCCCAGCAGGAATTGGAGCGCCTCACCTGGACAAAGGCGCCGGGCCGCTATCCTCATGGGATTCCCGGCAATGTCCGCGAACAGCTTTCCCATGAGCTGAGGCTCATCGGCGATCTGGCCTATGCGCCCTATTTCCTCACCGTCCATTCGATCGTCCAGTTTGCCCGATCGAAGGATATTCTCTGCCAGGGGCGCGGCAGCGCCGCCAATTCGGCGGTCTGCTTCGTGCTCGGCATCACCTCGATCGATCCGGTCAAATCCGAACTGCTCTTCGAGCGCTTCGTGTCGGCCGAGCGGCGCGAGCCTCCTGATATCGACGTCGATTTCGAGCATGAGCGGCGCGAGGAAGTGATCCAGTGGATCTATCAGACCTATGGCCGCGAGCGTTCGGCGCTGACCGCCGTCATCTCCCGCTTTCGCGCGCGCGGCGCTGTGCGCGAGGTGGGCAAGGCGCTGGGCCTTAGCGAAGACATGCTGTCAGGCCTTTCAAGTCAGGTCTGGGGCTGGGCCCGCGATGGGGTCGAGGCGAAGCATGCACAGGAGCTCAACCTCGACACGAGCGACAAGCGCCTGGCGCTGACGCTCGAGCTTGCCCGCACCCTCATCAATACGCCCCGGCACATGTCCCAGCATCCCGGCGGCTTCGTTCTGACCCTGGGACGGCTCGACGAACTGGTGCCGATCGAGCCCGCTGCCATGGCCGATCGCCAGATCATCGAATGGGACAAGGATGATATCGATGCGCTCGGCTTCATGAAGGTCGATGTGCTGGGCCTTGGCATGCTGGGCTGCATGCGCCGCGCCTTCGCTCTGCTCGAGGATGACAAGGGCATCGCAATGAACCTAGCCTCCATTCCCCATGATGATCCCGACACCTTTGCGATGATCCGCAAGGCCGATACGCTGGGCGTCTTCCAGATCGAGAGCCGGGCGCAAATGGCAATGCTGCCCCGGATCAAGCCGACCAAATTCTATGACCTGGTGGTCGAGGTGGCGATCGTGCGCCCGGGCCCGATCCAGGGTGACATGGTCCATCCATACCTGCGCCGCCGCGAGGGCAAGGAGGCGATCAGCTATCCGACGCAGGAACTGCGCCGGGTGCTGGAAAAGACCCTGGGCGTCCCCCTCTTCCAGGAACAGGCGATGCGCGTCGCGATCGAATGCGCGGGTTTCACGCCGTCGGAGGCCGATCTGCTGCGCCGGGCGATGGCGACCTTCAAGCTGACCGGCGGCGTCTCCCATTTCCGCGACAAGCTCATCAACGGCATGATCGCGCGCGGCTATCAGCGCGATTTTGCCGAACAGACCTTCAAGCAGATTGAGGGCTTTGGCTCCTACGGTTTTCCCGAAAGCCACGCCGCCTCATTTGCGCTCATCGCCTATGCCTCTTCCTGGATGAAATGCCATCATCCCGACGTCTTCTGCGCAGCGCTCCTCAACGCCCAGCCCATGGGCTTCTATGCGCCCGCACAGATCGTCCGCGACGCGCGCCAGCATGGGGTCGAGGTCCGTCCCATCGACGTCAATCACAGCCGCTGGGACTGCACGCTCGAGCCGACCCAGGGCCGCTATCATGCGTTAAGGATCGGCCTGCGCTATGCGCGCGAGCTCAAAAATGCCGATGGCGCCGCTATTGTCCTGGCGCGGGGCAATGAACCCTATGCCAGCGTCGAGGAAATCCAGCGCCGGGCCGGCGTCAGCGGCCGCGCGCTCGACCGGATCGGCCATGCCG
The sequence above is drawn from the Sphingobium sp. AP49 genome and encodes:
- a CDS encoding DUF6504 family protein, whose protein sequence is MRRVVSLFLPRWSTDRIRRKAGRPPEGGPPPLVTAHADHGRRLIAAVDEEARRLGIAVGMTVTRARSLAPDLDVVDSDPEGDLEGLRRLALWAGKRYSPIVAPDPPDGLWIDITGCAHLFEGEVPLLKDMMRRVSGSGLACQVAVADTPGCAHAVARFVPSGRPNIIEAGATRAALSIMPVSALRIEPGVASELRRMGFERIEQLIAAPRAPLAKRFGRQLYKRLDQALGQVPEPIDPIYRASLPRVRRSLLEPIGTADAIAQVIADLCTDLARLLLRAGTGARRLDLHFERVDGARLAVRVGTASPSRDVRHLAKLLSQKIETIDPGMGIEAMALVASLTQPMAAAQVGSVLAGEDRGPDLTAIVDALANRFGARSLYRSAPRASSMPEREVGHVAPLSSAGGAGWADDLPRPARMLVPPEPVDVMAMLPDHPPAMFVWRGRRHRIAQADGPERLHGEWWREGGHEADTPYAVRDYFQVETMSGARYWLFRMGDGEQASTGPMRWFIHGAFA
- a CDS encoding error-prone DNA polymerase, encoding MMSEDDRADEQADDLEGARYVELQVTSHFSFLRGASSPEELFSAAALLGLPALGVTDRNSLAGAVRAWDAQKVTGCRAIIGCRLDLVCGTSLLVYPTDREAYSRLCRLLSIGKARGGKGSCHLDWSDVTDWGEGMIGILVPDRADAACEEALDRLAAIFGARAYLALSIRRRPRDAIRLRDLARLAARAGVQTVATGDILYHAPARRLLQDVVSCIREKCTVDTLGQRRERFADRHLKSVAEMERLFTRYLGDVTPLRRSVEIARACRFELGQLTYTYPDEIGESGLTPQQELERLTWTKAPGRYPHGIPGNVREQLSHELRLIGDLAYAPYFLTVHSIVQFARSKDILCQGRGSAANSAVCFVLGITSIDPVKSELLFERFVSAERREPPDIDVDFEHERREEVIQWIYQTYGRERSALTAVISRFRARGAVREVGKALGLSEDMLSGLSSQVWGWARDGVEAKHAQELNLDTSDKRLALTLELARTLINTPRHMSQHPGGFVLTLGRLDELVPIEPAAMADRQIIEWDKDDIDALGFMKVDVLGLGMLGCMRRAFALLEDDKGIAMNLASIPHDDPDTFAMIRKADTLGVFQIESRAQMAMLPRIKPTKFYDLVVEVAIVRPGPIQGDMVHPYLRRREGKEAISYPTQELRRVLEKTLGVPLFQEQAMRVAIECAGFTPSEADLLRRAMATFKLTGGVSHFRDKLINGMIARGYQRDFAEQTFKQIEGFGSYGFPESHAASFALIAYASSWMKCHHPDVFCAALLNAQPMGFYAPAQIVRDARQHGVEVRPIDVNHSRWDCTLEPTQGRYHALRIGLRYARELKNADGAAIVLARGNEPYASVEEIQRRAGVSGRALDRIGHAGGFGSLALSRRAGLWEVKGLGEEALPLFAAADARAGKLRPEAIEPNVLLPQMGEGEEVVEDYRAIGLSLRAHPLAFLRDELARRKIVTCAALKDIRDGRWVNLAGLVLLRQKPGSAKGTMFITLEDETDVANLVVWPNLFEKHRRVVLSASMMGVRGQVQKEGEVIHLIAQRLEDLSPLLASVGQREDVASIYQVSRADIVKSAMAPDPRDAANRPLGRGARDLYDPDLRLGSGIIPGQPTEGIKVKTRDFR